A region from the Betaproteobacteria bacterium genome encodes:
- a CDS encoding c-type cytochrome, whose translation MKKIIATVAIASGLVLAGQASADIKLAQKHMCMACHAVAHKLVGPSYKDVAAKYKGDAGAAAKLEAKVKAGGSGVWGAIPMPPNNNVPDADIKALVKWVLSAQ comes from the coding sequence ATGAAGAAGATCATCGCCACCGTCGCTATCGCGTCTGGGTTGGTATTAGCGGGACAAGCCAGTGCGGATATTAAGCTGGCGCAAAAACATATGTGCATGGCCTGCCACGCCGTGGCCCATAAATTGGTCGGGCCATCCTACAAGGATGTGGCCGCCAAATACAAAGGCGATGCCGGTGCGGCGGCCAAGTTGGAAGCCAAGGTGAAGGCAGGTGGAAGCGGTGTCTGGGGAGCCATTCCCATGCCGCCCAACAACAATGTACCCGATGCGGACATCAAGGCTCTGGTGAAGTGGGTGCTATCGGCGCAATAA